A single genomic interval of Persephonella atlantica harbors:
- a CDS encoding putative bifunctional diguanylate cyclase/phosphodiesterase has product MKKEHKDTDMKNNFWFKLNRFLEKKAKIRSYGQKVVLILILLFIATSAVVNLIFTIINLEEEKENIKKALYRTVVIKEEILLKTLKEIEDNGKIILTRYRKEQTEPDYTTFKRYKVYGIYLKNEGIFLGRVVSPLKKKTEKRYILKDGFVIINVANSFYIYVNKSAVNDILDPKKSFISGYEPLFMIGREIKNYKSLVCSSKIVKNSNFYISGCVENSQILKSQILSSVVKNATVFSAFFILAMVMYNLIFKNVLLYPVYRLKKDIENMNRKGLEHVKFELHRFGEDEFAQISKVLENTRRKILKHQKGMSLVLQTTSKMISMTNDIHRFSLFTVDRLDELLHAEGTVLCLFSKLENSCVFKVHSDRFLSGSVPVSYEKKEFYKLSKVKEKNRLLLDRERNIHIVSIKKEVNEEYSLLLVLFKKGDKPSEEDINYIDMIVSHLVYSINLLNLATYDPLTKLYNRRAIVQFAEKEVERSKRYNHSFSIILIDIDDFKAINDTYGHTIGDIVLKKIADLLKEEVRDVDKIGRYGGEEFIIVLPETKIKNAVKLAERIKRKISEYHFEINEYALTITVSAGVAGFPVHGETFEEILQASDLALYEAKRRGKNQVVVLEKEEISKILKEEFQSKNFLDRAIKEDRIVPHFQPIVDLSSMEVVGYEILARIKDKGNIIPAHRFISTSIKFGIILKIDEIIQKKTVEFLSKMGEVPQMLFFNLSRPYIQDVQHLMNFVELLEKNNIPKENIILEITEEEAISEITIVKEAIRIAKSKGIRFALDDFGVGYSTFSYIKHFDIDIIKLDGSLVKNIDKDEDNQIIVGGISYICERKGIKLLAEMVETLEELETLRGLGVSYAQGFFFGKAEEQMIQKVFKED; this is encoded by the coding sequence ATGAAGAAAGAGCATAAAGATACGGATATGAAAAACAACTTCTGGTTTAAACTGAATAGATTTCTTGAAAAAAAGGCAAAAATAAGAAGTTACGGACAGAAAGTTGTACTTATACTTATACTTCTTTTCATTGCAACATCTGCAGTTGTGAATCTGATTTTTACTATCATAAATCTTGAAGAAGAAAAGGAAAACATAAAAAAAGCACTTTACAGAACAGTTGTTATAAAGGAAGAAATACTACTGAAGACATTAAAGGAGATTGAGGATAACGGGAAGATTATCCTGACACGGTACAGGAAAGAACAGACAGAGCCGGATTACACCACATTCAAGCGCTACAAGGTTTATGGAATATACCTGAAGAACGAAGGCATCTTTCTTGGGAGGGTTGTCTCCCCTCTAAAGAAAAAAACAGAGAAAAGATACATACTGAAAGATGGATTTGTCATAATAAATGTGGCGAACAGCTTCTATATCTATGTGAACAAATCAGCTGTCAACGACATTCTTGACCCTAAAAAAAGCTTCATATCCGGATACGAACCTTTATTTATGATAGGAAGAGAGATAAAAAATTATAAATCTCTTGTGTGTTCTTCAAAAATCGTCAAAAACAGTAACTTTTACATATCCGGATGTGTTGAGAACTCACAGATACTTAAATCACAGATTCTAAGCTCTGTCGTTAAAAATGCTACCGTTTTTTCTGCCTTTTTCATACTGGCAATGGTGATGTACAATCTCATCTTCAAAAATGTCCTTCTTTACCCAGTTTACAGGCTGAAAAAAGATATTGAAAATATGAACAGAAAAGGTCTTGAACACGTAAAATTTGAGCTCCATAGATTTGGAGAGGACGAATTTGCCCAGATATCTAAAGTCCTTGAAAATACAAGAAGAAAAATACTGAAACACCAGAAGGGAATGTCTCTTGTTCTGCAAACAACATCAAAGATGATATCTATGACAAATGATATACACCGATTTTCCCTCTTTACTGTTGACAGATTAGACGAGCTCCTCCATGCTGAAGGAACTGTACTCTGTCTGTTCTCAAAACTTGAAAACAGCTGTGTATTTAAGGTACATTCTGACAGATTTCTCAGCGGCAGTGTTCCAGTTTCTTACGAAAAAAAAGAATTCTACAAACTATCAAAAGTAAAAGAGAAAAACAGATTACTCCTTGATAGGGAAAGAAATATCCACATAGTATCTATCAAAAAAGAGGTTAATGAGGAATACTCTCTTCTTCTCGTATTATTTAAAAAGGGAGATAAACCTTCAGAAGAGGATATAAACTACATAGATATGATTGTCTCCCATCTGGTCTACAGCATAAATCTTCTGAATCTTGCTACATACGACCCACTGACAAAACTTTACAACAGAAGAGCGATTGTTCAGTTTGCAGAAAAAGAGGTGGAAAGGTCAAAAAGATATAATCACAGCTTCAGCATAATACTGATTGATATAGACGACTTTAAAGCAATAAACGATACTTACGGCCACACAATAGGGGACATTGTCCTTAAAAAGATAGCTGACCTGCTGAAAGAAGAAGTAAGAGACGTTGACAAAATAGGAAGATACGGTGGAGAAGAATTTATTATTGTTCTCCCGGAAACAAAGATAAAAAATGCTGTCAAATTGGCTGAAAGAATAAAAAGAAAGATTTCTGAATACCATTTTGAGATAAACGAGTATGCTTTAACCATAACAGTGAGTGCAGGTGTTGCAGGATTTCCAGTACATGGTGAAACATTTGAGGAGATACTGCAGGCCTCTGACCTTGCCCTTTATGAGGCTAAAAGGAGAGGTAAAAATCAGGTTGTTGTATTAGAGAAGGAAGAGATTTCCAAGATACTGAAAGAAGAATTCCAGAGTAAAAACTTCCTTGACAGAGCAATAAAGGAAGACAGGATAGTTCCCCACTTCCAGCCTATTGTTGACCTCAGCAGTATGGAAGTTGTTGGATATGAAATACTTGCAAGGATAAAAGACAAAGGAAATATCATCCCTGCACACCGTTTCATATCAACCTCAATAAAGTTTGGAATCATACTGAAAATTGATGAGATAATCCAGAAGAAAACAGTTGAGTTCTTAAGTAAAATGGGAGAGGTTCCACAGATGCTGTTTTTTAACCTTTCAAGACCTTACATCCAGGACGTACAGCACCTGATGAACTTTGTGGAACTGCTTGAGAAAAACAACATACCAAAGGAAAACATAATATTAGAGATAACAGAAGAAGAAGCAATCAGTGAGATAACAATAGTGAAGGAAGCCATAAGAATAGCAAAATCAAAAGGCATAAGATTTGCCCTTGACGACTTTGGAGTAGGTTATTCAACATTCTCTTACATAAAGCATTTTGATATTGATATAATCAAGTTAGACGGCTCTCTTGTGAAAAACATTGACAAAGACGAAGATAACCAGATAATAGTTGGTGGAATATCCTACATATGTGAGAGAAAAGGTATAAAACTGCTTGCTGAAATGGTAGAAACTTTAGAAGAGTTAGAAACATTAAGAGGACTGGGAGTTTCTTATGCACAGGGATTTTTCTTCGGAAAAGCAGAGGAGCAGATGATACAAAAAGTGTTTAAGGAGGATTAA
- the nuoF gene encoding NADH-quinone oxidoreductase subunit NuoF, whose translation MSIRDKIPHLPEIHVESSLNLLLRRAKENRTVDIEEYETTGGYSALKKALNKFSPEDIVVLVEESTLRGRGGAGFPTGRKWRFALMNPPPRYLVCNADESEPGTFKDRIIIERDPHLLLEGMIIAGYALGAKEGYIYIRGEYPAGYLILENAIKEAKDRGYLGKNILGTDFSFDIKVYRGAGAYICGEETALLESLEGKRGHPRLRPPYPAQSGLYGKPTVVNNVETLSNIPIIVTYEAYFMNIGPSGFYGPKLFPVSGKVEKPGVYEATMDITLRELIEMAGGVKGGKQVKAVFAGALGVYREDELDMPMDYSPKGFGGTGTTIVLDEDDCVIDALLVVTQFFHHESCGKCTPCRIGTYEQHQILKKLKEGKATHKDIDYLRHLSQNIPANSICGLGFSAPNAVSDVLRKFPEEVEAHLKGKCRICG comes from the coding sequence ATGAGCATCAGAGATAAGATTCCTCATCTACCTGAAATACACGTAGAAAGCAGTCTAAATCTTCTTCTCAGGAGAGCAAAAGAAAACAGAACTGTTGATATAGAAGAATACGAAACAACAGGTGGATATTCAGCTTTAAAAAAAGCATTAAACAAGTTTTCTCCTGAAGATATTGTTGTCCTTGTTGAAGAAAGCACACTTAGAGGTAGAGGTGGGGCGGGATTTCCCACAGGAAGAAAGTGGAGATTTGCCCTGATGAACCCACCACCCAGATATCTGGTCTGTAATGCGGATGAGTCGGAACCGGGAACATTCAAGGACAGAATTATAATAGAGAGAGACCCTCATCTGCTTTTAGAGGGAATGATAATAGCCGGCTATGCCCTTGGTGCAAAAGAGGGGTACATATACATCAGAGGTGAGTATCCTGCTGGATATCTTATTTTAGAAAATGCAATCAAGGAAGCAAAAGATAGAGGTTACTTAGGCAAAAATATATTGGGAACAGATTTCTCTTTTGATATAAAAGTTTACAGAGGAGCAGGAGCTTACATCTGCGGAGAGGAGACAGCTCTACTTGAGAGCTTAGAAGGTAAAAGAGGACATCCAAGGCTTAGACCCCCATACCCTGCCCAGTCTGGTCTGTATGGAAAACCAACTGTTGTTAACAATGTTGAGACCCTCTCAAACATACCGATAATTGTTACTTACGAAGCATACTTTATGAACATTGGTCCGTCAGGTTTTTACGGTCCAAAGCTGTTTCCTGTCAGTGGAAAGGTAGAAAAACCGGGAGTTTACGAAGCAACAATGGATATAACATTGCGGGAACTTATAGAAATGGCAGGAGGTGTTAAAGGAGGAAAACAGGTAAAGGCAGTATTTGCAGGAGCATTAGGAGTTTACCGGGAAGACGAGTTAGACATGCCTATGGATTACTCTCCCAAAGGATTTGGTGGGACAGGAACAACCATAGTGCTTGACGAAGATGACTGCGTAATAGATGCACTCCTTGTTGTAACCCAGTTTTTCCATCACGAGAGCTGTGGTAAATGTACTCCGTGTAGAATCGGAACATACGAGCAGCATCAGATATTAAAAAAACTGAAGGAAGGAAAAGCGACACATAAGGATATAGATTACCTGAGGCATCTATCCCAGAACATACCTGCAAACTCTATATGTGGACTGGGTTTCTCTGC
- a CDS encoding NAD(P)H-dependent oxidoreductase subunit E, whose protein sequence is MEKLMEYRYLTEDIIQKIEECRKKFPLKEQCIIPALHHILDKYRDIVPEAVLELSDYLKVPVSHIEGIVSFYDMFRYRKNAKNHIRICRNLPCHLANFRSLLEKIKEKTGADVGRSSPDGLWYIELVECIGSCGIAPAFLINDDLYDGSKIKSSGDLDNILSRYVK, encoded by the coding sequence ATGGAGAAACTGATGGAGTACAGATATCTTACGGAAGATATTATCCAGAAGATAGAAGAGTGCAGGAAAAAATTTCCTTTAAAAGAGCAGTGTATCATACCAGCCCTTCACCACATATTGGACAAATACAGAGATATTGTCCCTGAAGCAGTGCTGGAACTTTCTGATTATCTTAAGGTTCCTGTTTCACACATTGAAGGTATAGTCAGCTTTTACGATATGTTTAGATACAGAAAAAATGCAAAAAATCACATAAGGATATGCAGAAACCTGCCCTGTCATCTTGCAAACTTCCGTAGTCTACTTGAAAAGATAAAGGAGAAGACAGGAGCAGATGTGGGCAGGAGCAGTCCCGATGGATTATGGTATATAGAGCTTGTTGAATGTATAGGAAGCTGTGGCATAGCTCCTGCATTCTTGATAAATGACGACCTGTACGATGGAAGTAAGATAAAAAGCAGTGGGGATTTAGATAATATATTGAGCAGGTATGTAAAATGA
- a CDS encoding phosphoglucomutase/phosphomannomutase family protein, which yields MGIRFGTDGWRAVIARDFTVDNLLKVAQAHADHLKQKKGKKVIIGYDTRFMSEDFASVVAEVFSSNGFKVILSKNFCSTPALSLAVKDFEADEGVMITASHNTYQYNGYKIKGNYGGPATPQIIKSVEDKIGKNTPKTGKTQWEEIDLNTYYIEKLKKYIIPGVFSQHPERIVHDPMHGATIGLLSRSLEDTLIDVVEINHYRDAFFGFKHPEPVEKNLSLLRGKTVAEEAVAGIANDGDGDRVGIVDEAGEYVNTQIVFALLLLHTIRNKKVEGAVAKTVSTTYLVDRIAQKEGLKLYKTPVGFKYIADIFLREKIAFGGEESGGYGFGFHIPERDGLLSGLMILEMIHLHGKPLTHLIEDLFSEFGTAYYKRLDLKVKGDEGRKLVEKLKKEPLKELAGKKIKETDLTDGVKFVFENDGWVLFRASGTEPVLRIYVEMPEKEEVDMILEESKKLIGG from the coding sequence ATGGGTATAAGGTTTGGAACAGATGGATGGAGGGCAGTGATTGCCAGAGATTTTACTGTTGACAATCTGCTTAAAGTAGCACAGGCACATGCAGACCACCTTAAACAGAAAAAAGGCAAAAAAGTAATTATTGGATACGATACCCGTTTTATGTCTGAAGATTTTGCATCTGTAGTGGCTGAGGTTTTCTCCTCAAATGGATTTAAGGTTATACTGTCTAAAAATTTCTGCTCAACCCCTGCCCTTTCCCTTGCTGTGAAAGATTTTGAAGCAGACGAAGGAGTTATGATTACAGCATCACACAACACCTATCAGTATAACGGATATAAGATAAAAGGAAACTACGGAGGTCCTGCCACTCCACAGATAATAAAAAGTGTGGAAGACAAAATAGGAAAAAACACTCCAAAAACAGGAAAAACCCAGTGGGAAGAGATAGACCTGAATACCTACTACATAGAAAAACTGAAAAAATACATAATCCCGGGAGTTTTCAGCCAGCATCCTGAAAGGATTGTGCATGACCCTATGCACGGGGCTACAATAGGGCTTCTCAGCAGGTCATTGGAAGACACGCTTATTGACGTTGTAGAAATAAACCACTACAGAGATGCATTCTTTGGCTTTAAACATCCAGAGCCTGTGGAAAAAAATCTGTCACTTCTGAGAGGCAAAACTGTTGCAGAGGAAGCAGTGGCAGGAATTGCAAATGACGGGGATGGAGACAGAGTGGGAATAGTTGATGAAGCAGGAGAGTATGTCAACACTCAGATTGTGTTCGCCCTCTTACTCCTTCACACAATAAGAAACAAAAAAGTTGAGGGGGCTGTTGCAAAAACTGTCTCAACAACGTATTTAGTAGACAGAATTGCCCAGAAGGAAGGCTTAAAACTTTATAAAACACCTGTAGGATTCAAATATATTGCTGATATATTCTTGAGAGAAAAAATTGCATTTGGTGGAGAAGAATCAGGCGGTTACGGTTTTGGCTTCCACATTCCAGAAAGGGACGGACTGCTCTCTGGTCTTATGATACTTGAGATGATTCATCTACATGGAAAACCATTAACGCATCTGATAGAAGACCTATTCTCAGAGTTTGGAACAGCATACTACAAAAGATTAGACCTGAAAGTCAAAGGAGATGAGGGGAGAAAGCTTGTTGAAAAACTAAAAAAAGAGCCATTAAAAGAGCTTGCAGGAAAGAAAATAAAAGAGACTGACCTAACAGATGGAGTGAAATTTGTATTTGAAAACGACGGATGGGTTCTTTTCAGAGCTTCTGGAACTGAGCCTGTTCTCAGGATATATGTGGAGATGCCAGAAAAGGAAGAAGTTGATATGATATTAGAAGAGAGCAAAAAACTTATTGGAGGTTAA
- the metG gene encoding methionine--tRNA ligase, producing the protein MDRKKFYVTTPIYYVNDVPHLGHAYTTVAADVLARYNRQKGIRTFFLTGTDEHGLKIQKSAEEKGITPKELADITHQKFKQLWEALNISYDRFIRTTDPDHIKAVQHIFQKCYENGDIYLSEYESYYCVGCEEFKTETEIKDYDYRCPIHKKPCEKVKEESYFFRLSKYQDRLLKLYEEKPSFIQPDYRRNEVVSFVKQGLKDLSVSRPRSRVKWGIPVPFDPEHTIYVWFDALTNYLTGVGYPDNPEMFETFWPADVHIVGKDILRFHAVYWPAFLMSARLNVPDRVFAHGWWTVEGHKMSKSLGNVVDPFEAAEKYGVDQLRYFLLREVPFGLDGDFSEKAVIGRINSDLANDLGNLFSRTLSMINKFSGSIVKKREDLTELEKEYQQLYKYTIDKYDRFMENLEFSRALETVWEFIDFLNKYIVKTEPWKLKKEGNSYLDTVLYTLADGLLLVVYLLFPFMPDKMRQALEYIGIKDIPSTVSPFSYPEGVQVEKKIKPLFPRVEIEEAEKVKEPEKVEEKIISIDDFSKLELKVGEIIQAEKVPKAEKLLKLTVNLGDEKRTVVSGIAQYYSPQELVGKKVVLLANLKPRKIFGIESKGMILAARDDNGLRLITVDGDISAGAVVS; encoded by the coding sequence ATGGACAGAAAGAAGTTTTACGTTACCACACCAATATACTATGTTAATGATGTTCCCCATCTGGGACATGCATACACCACTGTTGCAGCTGATGTTCTGGCAAGATACAACAGGCAGAAAGGGATAAGGACATTCTTTCTTACAGGAACAGATGAACACGGCCTGAAGATACAAAAATCTGCTGAAGAAAAGGGGATTACTCCCAAAGAATTAGCAGACATAACCCATCAGAAGTTTAAACAGTTGTGGGAAGCTTTGAACATATCATATGATAGATTTATAAGAACCACAGACCCAGACCATATAAAAGCTGTTCAGCATATATTCCAGAAATGTTATGAAAATGGTGATATATATCTGTCTGAGTATGAGAGTTATTACTGTGTAGGCTGTGAGGAATTCAAGACAGAAACAGAGATAAAAGATTACGATTACAGATGTCCTATACACAAAAAACCCTGTGAGAAAGTGAAGGAAGAAAGTTATTTCTTCAGGCTTTCTAAGTATCAGGATAGACTGCTGAAACTGTATGAAGAAAAACCATCTTTTATCCAGCCAGATTACAGGAGAAACGAAGTCGTTTCCTTTGTAAAACAGGGATTAAAAGACCTATCGGTCTCAAGACCAAGAAGCAGAGTAAAGTGGGGTATTCCTGTTCCATTTGACCCTGAACATACCATATATGTCTGGTTTGATGCACTGACTAACTATCTAACAGGTGTAGGATATCCAGATAATCCTGAAATGTTTGAAACATTCTGGCCTGCAGATGTTCATATTGTAGGTAAGGATATACTGAGATTCCATGCAGTTTACTGGCCTGCATTTTTGATGAGTGCAAGGTTGAATGTTCCTGATAGGGTTTTTGCCCACGGATGGTGGACTGTTGAAGGACATAAAATGTCCAAATCTTTAGGAAATGTTGTTGACCCCTTTGAAGCGGCAGAAAAATACGGTGTTGACCAGCTGAGGTATTTCTTACTGAGGGAGGTTCCTTTTGGTCTTGATGGGGATTTTTCTGAAAAAGCAGTGATAGGAAGGATTAATTCAGACCTTGCAAACGATCTTGGTAATTTGTTTTCAAGAACTTTATCTATGATAAACAAGTTTTCAGGAAGTATAGTTAAAAAAAGAGAGGATTTAACTGAGCTGGAAAAAGAGTACCAGCAGCTTTACAAATATACAATAGACAAATACGACAGGTTTATGGAAAATCTTGAGTTTAGTAGAGCTTTAGAAACGGTATGGGAGTTTATTGACTTTTTAAACAAATATATTGTGAAGACAGAGCCGTGGAAATTAAAAAAAGAAGGAAACAGTTACTTAGATACTGTCCTTTATACACTTGCTGATGGTCTTTTACTTGTTGTGTATCTTCTTTTCCCTTTTATGCCAGATAAAATGAGACAGGCCCTCGAATACATAGGTATAAAAGATATTCCCTCTACAGTTTCTCCGTTTTCTTATCCTGAAGGGGTGCAGGTGGAGAAAAAGATAAAACCATTATTTCCAAGGGTTGAGATTGAGGAGGCTGAAAAAGTGAAAGAACCAGAGAAAGTAGAAGAGAAAATAATATCCATAGATGATTTTTCAAAGTTAGAGCTGAAAGTGGGAGAGATTATTCAGGCTGAAAAAGTTCCAAAAGCAGAGAAACTGCTGAAACTTACTGTTAACTTAGGAGATGAAAAAAGAACTGTTGTATCAGGAATAGCCCAGTATTACAGTCCACAGGAGCTTGTAGGTAAAAAGGTTGTGCTTCTTGCCAATCTAAAACCAAGAAAGATTTTTGGAATAGAGTCTAAAGGAATGATACTTGCTGCAAGAGATGATAATGGACTGCGTCTGATAACTGTGGATGGAGACATATCGGCAGGAGCAGTGGTCTCCTGA
- a CDS encoding acyl-CoA thioesterase, translating into MIYSRKVFFYETDAQGIVHHSNYPRYFEEARGFFLEQKGMPYERIREELEIDIVLLELSVSYRKPLRFGDRFNIHLNISSMDRFFFSFDYSVYRGETLIAEGKTKHTCINRKTGKITAVPQVLKQWK; encoded by the coding sequence ATGATTTATTCAAGGAAGGTGTTTTTCTACGAAACAGATGCTCAGGGGATAGTCCATCACTCAAACTATCCCCGTTATTTTGAAGAAGCAAGGGGTTTTTTCCTCGAGCAAAAAGGTATGCCGTATGAGAGAATAAGAGAAGAATTAGAGATTGATATCGTTCTGCTGGAGCTTTCTGTATCATACAGAAAACCGCTGAGATTTGGAGACAGATTCAACATACATCTAAACATCAGCTCAATGGACAGATTTTTCTTCAGTTTTGACTACTCTGTGTACAGAGGTGAAACACTTATAGCAGAAGGAAAAACAAAACATACCTGTATAAACAGAAAAACAGGAAAAATCACAGCAGTTCCACAGGTGCTGAAGCAATGGAAGTAA
- a CDS encoding TldD/PmbA family protein — MEVISAVKKLLKGYQWEIYLLETKKLKSSSKNFQIESLIKSEDTGIGIRVFKDKRVGFSYLTNINKNSIEKAVKKAVDMSKVADVEEFPLPERVAEQIPEEYDSFTAEKIKLEEKINIPVEIELSIKKRDSRIKNVRECSFSETVFFYRIINSEGLDVSEKGTVYTVSISPVAEENGNSQIVWGFTQSRYLKKLDLDKVVEETVKNAVNLLKAKPIKTTEIPVLFPPYAFSQILQAFYPAFSGEFLIKRKNRLNIGDRAGVEQLNITDDGRMFNGIMTRNYDDEGTPTQKTPVIKNGTVENFLHSIHTAAAVGEKSTGNGFRNSYRDTPSVKPSNLFVEKGNREINYPDRYFYVVEMLGLHTSNPVTGDFSVGVSGFVMRRNEIVQPVAGVTLSGNFFDMLKQIVQIGNDLKFYRNFGSPSILIDRLVIGGV, encoded by the coding sequence ATGGAAGTAATAAGCGCAGTAAAAAAACTGCTTAAAGGTTATCAGTGGGAGATATACCTGCTTGAGACAAAAAAACTAAAAAGCAGTTCAAAAAATTTCCAGATAGAAAGCCTGATAAAGTCAGAAGACACTGGTATAGGGATAAGAGTATTTAAAGATAAAAGGGTAGGGTTTTCCTACCTGACAAACATAAATAAAAACAGTATAGAAAAGGCTGTAAAAAAAGCTGTTGATATGAGCAAAGTCGCAGATGTAGAAGAGTTTCCACTGCCTGAAAGGGTTGCAGAGCAGATACCGGAAGAGTACGACAGTTTCACAGCAGAAAAAATAAAGTTAGAAGAGAAGATAAACATACCTGTAGAAATTGAGCTTTCTATAAAAAAAAGAGACAGCAGAATAAAAAATGTAAGGGAATGCAGTTTCTCAGAAACAGTATTTTTTTACAGAATAATAAACAGTGAAGGCCTTGATGTGTCAGAAAAGGGAACAGTTTACACTGTTTCTATATCTCCAGTGGCAGAAGAAAACGGAAACTCTCAGATTGTATGGGGATTTACCCAGTCAAGGTATCTGAAAAAGCTTGATTTAGATAAAGTAGTTGAGGAGACTGTTAAAAATGCTGTTAATCTTCTGAAAGCAAAACCTATCAAAACAACAGAGATACCAGTTCTTTTTCCTCCCTATGCATTCTCACAGATACTGCAGGCGTTTTACCCTGCATTTTCAGGAGAGTTTTTAATAAAAAGGAAAAACAGACTTAACATTGGTGACAGAGCAGGAGTGGAACAGCTGAACATAACAGACGACGGCAGAATGTTTAATGGAATCATGACCAGAAATTACGATGATGAGGGAACGCCAACACAGAAAACCCCTGTAATAAAAAACGGTACTGTGGAAAACTTTCTGCACAGTATACACACAGCAGCTGCAGTGGGAGAAAAAAGTACAGGAAATGGCTTCAGAAACTCATACAGAGATACCCCTTCTGTAAAACCATCAAACCTGTTTGTGGAAAAGGGAAACAGAGAGATAAACTACCCTGACAGATATTTTTATGTGGTTGAGATGCTTGGGCTTCATACATCAAATCCTGTTACAGGTGATTTTTCTGTTGGTGTTTCAGGATTTGTTATGAGAAGGAATGAGATTGTTCAACCAGTTGCAGGAGTTACCCTATCAGGAAACTTTTTTGATATGCTGAAGCAGATTGTCCAGATTGGCAACGACCTGAAGTTTTACAGAAATTTTGGCAGTCCTTCAATACTGATTGATAGATTGGTAATAGGAGGTGTTTAA